The Eleutherodactylus coqui strain aEleCoq1 chromosome 6, aEleCoq1.hap1, whole genome shotgun sequence genome window below encodes:
- the LOC136633515 gene encoding alpha-tectorin-like, with product MGLTDDVLYSYGTAEGDKETPVDDDGTSGEVPLSEVFKFFGKEYKSLYVNNNGVISFNKAVSQYTPDPFPLTNGETFVTPYWGDVDNDLGGMVFYRESKEPGLLQKITEDVQKYLPNLHFLAKWAFVATWDKVAYYGSASKKVNTFQAVLTSDGYRCIVILNYGDIQWTTGTASDGDADTGLGGIPAQAGFNSGDDTHYFNIPGSRTSEVLNIKSTTNVNHPGRWVFQVDDFKVPGGCIYQAKFAKEGEDFWTEDACSTKCTCQDGKVSCVSEACPARGTCEASGSFFTCKVKQRKCF from the exons ATGGGGCTCACCG ATGATGTTCTCTACTCATATGGTACGGCTGAGGGTGACAAAGAGACCCCCGTGGATGATGATGGTACATCCGGTGAGGTCCCACTATCCGAAGTATTTAAATTTTTTGGCAAAGAATACAAGTCTCTTTAC GTCAATAACAATGGAGTGATTTCCTTCAACAAGGCCGTATCCCAGTACACCCCGGATCCTTTCCCTCTCACTAATGGGGAAACATTTGTCACCCCCTACTGGGGAGATGTGGACAACGATTTGGGGGGCATGGTGTTTTACAGGGAAAGTAAAGAACCCGGACTCTTACAGAAGATAACAGAGGACGTGCAGAAATACCTGCCAAATTTACACTTTCTGGCCAAATGGGCATTCGTTGCCACTTGGGATAAAGTAGCGTATTATGGGTCTGCGTCTAAAAAG GTGAACACATTCCAGGCCGTTCTCACCAGTGACGGTTACAGATGTATAGTCATCTTAAATTACGGTGACATCCAGTGGACAACAGGAACCGCCAGTGATGGAGACGCTGACACCGGACTGGGTGGGATTCCCGCTCAG GCTGGATTTAACAGCGGAGATGACACTCATTACTTCAATATCCCTGGATCCAGGACTAGCGAGGTGCTAAACATTAAGTCTACAACCAATGTCAACCACCCTGGACGATGGGTGTTCCAAGTGGATGACTTTAAGGTCCCTGGAGGCTGCATTTATCAAG CAAAGTTTGCTAAAGAAGGCGAAGACTTCTGGACAGAAGACGCCTGCAGCACCAAGTGCACTTGTCAGGATGGTAAGGTGTCCTGTGTGAGCGAGGCCTGCCCAGCGAGAGGCACCTGCGAAGCCTCAGGATCCTTCTTCACCTGCAAGGTCAAGCAGAGGAAATGCTTCTAG